Within Palaemon carinicauda isolate YSFRI2023 chromosome 14, ASM3689809v2, whole genome shotgun sequence, the genomic segment tttttttttatttatataccatGCATGAATTGAGCGAGTAACATCTTTTGATAAGACTTTATTCTTTTAATCTAAATCATTTGCAATAATAAACTTACTCAGCGTTAATGATTATTGTCATGACGCCAGATTAGGTGGACAAATAAATTAACGCTATACGCTTTGTACCGATGGCTTTAAATGCATTTTTCAGGTAGTTCATGCAACGTAAAGAGTGTTTAGTTTTAgaacttttttttcagattttttatacaaagcCGCTACGATTTAACTATTAGGCTGCCAAATACTTCCACAAAATCAAGCTTATTCTCATGCTTTGGTCAAACGTTCTTGTAAAATATTGCCACGGATAAACATTTCAAATCTAATTTGTCCTTTTATTTCTGTAACTTCATTGTTAATTTGGTTGGTTTCTGAACAGtaactttagaaaatatgggaaGATGGATAAAAGGAAGATTGAGAAAGTGTTGGCCAAATAGAATTCCAGATGAGCTTgatcaatagagctttaatattCAGAaaacacgagtgtgtgtgtgtgtgtgtgtgtgtgtgtgtctgcgaacTAGATTTTGATGGTCAGTGGATGTATGGAAAGCAGATTAGATTATGAGAGTTTTATGCAAAATAGCTCATCATGATTTAGAGATAAAAGAACGACGTGACAGAGACTGTTGTGCATTATTTCTGTAACCGATTAGTTGATGAAGAACATGGCTTAGGTGTGCTTGTTTACGGAACGATATTAAGAAGATTAAAAAGTCTATGAGCAAGTTCAATAACTAATGCTGTGGTTCTTGAGCCGTCTGTCTCAGATTGCCTTAATATTGTGTAAGAGACGGGCTCTTGCTGTAGGCAGCCCGTAAAGTTCTTGAGCGATCTTGGCTCATCCTGGGAGCAGCAACATACACAGATAATGGGAAAGAAATTCATTGCGCTAATTTGGTCTCTGATTTAGAGTTGAACTTGTCAGTGTTTATATAGTAATTTATCATTtctaaaaaatatgataatttctttttaCAGATTGATAGTGAAAAACAATCCCAATATAATAGGGCGTATATGCAACATAGTGTTGGTGAGATAATTTTCATGAAAAGGCACAGAGATAACTAACAATCAATCTCTCACTTTATAAATCGTATTTGGGCGTATCTGTGTTCATGTCTACttgaatgtaagtggttgtgtTTAATGTCGAGTGTTCACACTCCTGATAAGAGAACTAACACGGGCGTTGTAGATCAACTCTCTATCTATTAAGAAATACAAACAATAAAAGTATCAATCAATTATTATGACTAATCCATAACAAGTACCATTTGATTTGGTTACAGATTGTGGGTGTGAGGCTGGTTATGTATGAACAATTTATAAATGATTAACTGCATATCTGACCATCATAACTTTctcttattgtaaatattttaaaatatgagtTTGTACCGTCAATGACCTCGGCAGTTAGACTTCGACTTTTAATTTCGATTAGAGCGATTAATCGTCTACAATACAAGATGTCTTACCTTCTATTAAAAGTGCATTCCTAGGTAAAGACCGAACTAATTAACTCTTGACTTAGCACTCGACTTGATTAAGTGAAGTACTATTCCACAGCCACTAGCTCAGACTAAATGATTTAGCGTTGGTGTACAGGATATGGCGTCAGGGCCATCCATCCATTGCGACATGAGATATTTCAGGATACATAACGTCGAAACTTCTGTTAATCAGATGGCATTCTGTGTCTAACGTATACGTGATCTTATTGGATCTTGCCTTGCCGTATCCTGTATACTCATATCACAGGCACTGCTGGCActgatgagctctctctctctctctctctctctctctctctctctctctctctctctctctctctctctctctctctctctccattaaagttaGTTTTACTAAAATCAATCTAAGGAAAATAGTTTACATTAGTTTATAACAGCGTGAAGAAGCTAATAATGCTAGCCTATATATGTTCTCacattaaaattcttattaaatCCTGGAGTTTGTTTAGAATTTACATTCCTGATTTTGAATAAGGATCTCTTCTAAGCAGTTAATCATTCAATATATCTCTTGCCAAAAACTTCAAGACAATCACCTGAATCCTACTCTCATATCCAGAACCTGTATTCGGCTCTAACCAAAATTTGTATAACCATTTCCAAATCTATAAACATTCTTCGCCCGAATCTCGGTTTAGTCCAATGATTGATGTGAAAACCGTAGACTGCCTTTTCTGAAACCTTTCTTAAAGCTCTCCTGAACATTGTGTGCCATTACAAATAGGATATcaaacaaatagatgaagaaaacgTAACTTGCATTAGTCCTACATGTCCCCATTTCCCGTACTTTTCGCACGGTAATGGAACTCATGCGAACGAGAGATCAACTTCTAAACAAGCATAGTCCTGATTCTACTTGAGgaggatttaatcatttattcattcaaacTTTAgacaatatcagaaaaaaataataaaaatatgaatataggaAGTTACTGTAGTAAGTAATTTTTGGAATGTAATTTCGTTCTGTAATTTACGCTACATGGCCCTGCAATggggccagggaggccattcaataCCAAGGTGCAATTGGAGATAATTCCACAGCTGCAATATGGAGCAAAAGTCAAGTGAGCGTGAACAGCAAGATTAAGAGGAAGTGATAACAGAGGTAGGCCTAAAGTAGATGGCTAAAGAATGGGCTCAGCTGGGCATCGACGGAACCAATGTCTATAGAATCTTCAAAACCTACACTGGACCACGTGAGATACACTGATGGTATTATACCCTTGTGACGATCTCGGCTATTAAAATGCATATAATTATTGGTAAAAGGAAACTGTAGAGTATACGACACACACGCATGTATTATGGAATTTTTTCTTTCTAGTGTTTCACGTCATGCGAAACAGAATATATTATTGATTTATGTAACTGTTATGATATCATGAACTCTTCTGAGAGTAACACCATGTAGGGTATGTGGGTTACCCGGATCCAAGGTCCGCGGGCAGCATGACTGACTGAAGGAATTGGTGTACTGTTCGCTAATATTGATAAATGGCTGAGGTTTTATGCGGGATTTCAACATGCACATCTACCAGAAACCTTACACACAAAAAACATAAACGTGCAAATAGACATTAtgtccaatatacatatatatatatatatatatatatatatatatatatatatatatatatatatatatatatatatttatatatatattcctgtcgaatcctgaattcgacaggaatatgtagggggacttgtcataaacttttagtctctcttgatagctgagtcggtagggtccctgccagcatggtttctagccgtacaggtggtggttcgaatcaccacccggccagaagctgttaccaaaaatgaattccaagtggatatgtattcccaagatagaattcggtattaaatgcaattcgtgggtgatatttacattaattaaaatcacgtgtgcttgtgatatatgttcattaaaataaccacgtgttgcaaactcacgattcagctatcatggtggagatgggtctatttcaagtctatgaacagaatcctgaattcgacaggaatatgtagggggacttgtcataaacttttagtctctcttgatagctgagtcggtagggtccctgccagcatggtttctagccgtacaggtggtggttcgaatcaccacccggccagaagctgttaccaaaaatgaattccaagtggatatgtattcccaagatagaattcggtattaaatgcaattcgtgggtgatatttacattaattaaaatcacgtgtgcttgtgatatatgttcattaaaataaccacgtgttgcaaactcacgattcagctatcatggtggagatgggtctatttcaagtctatgaacagaatcctgaattcgacaggaatatgtagggggacttgtcataaacttttagtctctcttgatagctgagtcggtagggtccctgccagcatggtttctagccgtacaggtggtggttcgaatcaccacccggccagaagctgttaccaaaaatgaattccaagtggatatgtattcccaagatagaattcggtattaaatgcaattcgtgggtgatatttacattaattaaaatcacgtgtgcttgtgatatatgttcatatatatatatatatatatatatatatatatatatatatatatatatatatatatatatatgtatatatatatgtatatatatatatatacatatatgaatatatatatatatatacatatatatatatatatatatatatatatatatatatatatgtatatacatacataaatacatgcatacatacattcatacataaatacacacacacacacacatatatatttatatatatatatatatatatatatatatatatacatatatgtatatatatatatatatatatatatatatatatatacatacacacatatatatatatatatatatatatatatatatatatatatatatatatatatagtaataccttgagatacgagcgacccaacatatgagaaaattgagatacgaggagaggtcagagcaaatttttattctgagataCGAGGTTAAATTTGAGACACAAGGTACAGTAGATCCCTATGCGGCCGTCAGGTAGCCGCGTCTGCGAGAGGCTGCTAACGAGGACAGCATCCCTTGGTCTTTCCTAtaggatctccgtcgcgtaaagttatcttcGAGCATCGACCGTATTGTTtgcttttttacgtgttttttgtgtGAATCAGTGCATGATTTATTGAATAAACAATGGGttcaaagcaagcgagtgcaaacaagggtagtgagaagGAAAAGTGTATGATGACattggagatgaagcatgaaataatcgcaaaacatgagaatggcgtaagagtgactgagttGGCGCCCCATTACAagaggagtacatcgactatatgtaccatcctcaagcagaaggatgctataaagagcaccaagccttccaaaggagtaaccatccttccCAAGCTGCGTaatgatattcacgacgagatggagaggcttcttttgatctggataaaggagaaacagttggcgggagatagcgtgaccgagacgatcatatgcgagaaggccagtcgaatctatgatgacttgaaaaggAAGCAAGCAGCCAAAAAAGGGGAGACTTCGAtaccagcggaaaccttcaaaaccagtcgtggctggctggataatttaaagaaatggactgggatacactcggttgtgaggcatggggaagcagcaagttccgacgcgAAAGCTGCGGTGGACTTCGTCACAGTCTTTGCCTTGGTTATCGCCCAACATGGCTTCATCcctaacaagtcttcaactgcgatgaaactggccttttctggaagaagatgcccgggaggactttcatcacggcagaggagaacaGACTACcgagccataaacccatgaaggacggGTTAACTTTAGCCTTGTgggccaatgccagcggtgactgtaaggtcaagccattaccggtgtaccactctgaaaacccacgtgctttcaagggccaaaggatcttgaaagaaaatctgcaagtgatgtggcaggctaatgctaaggcttgggttacccggcatttcttcacagaatggcttAATCTGtactttggtccggcagtcaaaaaatatttggctgagaaaaacctgccattgaaatgtctcttggtcctcgacaatgcccctggtcaccctcctggtctcaaagaggacattcttgatgaattcaggttcatcaaggtcctttatctcccgcccaacaccacgccacccctccagcccatggaccaacaagttatttccaactttaaaaactgTACACAAAgtattgttcaagaaatgcttcgatatcacagacaacactaatttcacccttcgggaattttggaaggaacatttcaacatcgtgcattgtttgaaaattattgacgatgcatggcagggtgtcacaagacgaactcttaattcagcatggaagaaattgtggccagcttctgtcgctgagagggactttgaagggttcgatacgacagaccctgatgaccagaacctgttgtgatggatagaatcgtgtctcttggaaagtccatggggctggaggtagacgaggaagacgtgaacgaccttgttgaggagcatcaggaagagttcacgacacaggaattgatcgagctctaggagatgcaacattcggaggtcttgtaggagctcagtagcgaggaggaggtggaagatgaGGGCTGCCTTTCTagggcagaaatcaaagacatgttcgcgaaatggcaggagttttctaattttatggaaaagaggcacccggacaagtagACGAGTGGTCATGCGTTAGCCTTGTGTGACGACTCTTACGTGCGTCATTTTCGCAcctttttgaaggggagacaaaagcaaacatccctagcgAGGCAAAAAGaaccaagccggaagaagaagaaaagtaaaaaaatgaaaataaaaacaaaatgtagaattaagtttagtgtaatatatgattaacattttatttttaagtgtgcgTACAATAAGCTAATTTcaattaagttaaatttaaagttgaatttaaaattaaggttatgttacgtagtgttacaaaagtgttgcataCCGAACATATTGCCATCAAGTCACTCTtctccccgtcctctctccctcctcctcctcctccccacacacctccgttagccgctaccgtctgtctcgaaggtaagaactccataataatattacatttcatAAACAGTTCGTagcctttgttattttgttagcgtaggatgttgattacagccaataaaaatatatatgcaaagcTTGCTGACCAGAATGTATGAACCCTCACGAAGTGGGGGGGTCAAgctgaatagaagaaagacagatgacaataacggaatatgcaatagtagatgaaatatcattggaaggagaaaggattaatgagatggaatcatttaaatatttaggaactatgatctctaatacagagtctttagaattacagtttattgaaagattgaaaaaaagcaaatcagataatggctaggtaaagtaaaatttgaaatcaaatcgcatgaaattacatataaaaatcaggctatatatcagtttagtaagatcggt encodes:
- the LOC137652756 gene encoding tigger transposable element-derived protein 1-like codes for the protein MGSKQASANKGSEKEKCMMTLEMKHEIIAKHENGVRVTELAPHYKRSTSTICTILKQKDAIKSTKPSKGVTILPKLRNDIHDEMERLLLIWIKEKQLAGDSVTETIICEKASRIYDDLKRKQAAKKGETSIPAETFKTSRGWLDNLKKWTGIHSVVRHGEAASSDAKAAVDFVTVFALVIAQHGFIPNKSSTAMKLAFSGRRCPGGLSSRQRRTDYRAINP